A region of Myxococcus stipitatus DSM 14675 DNA encodes the following proteins:
- a CDS encoding TonB family protein gives MSSNVKARAALAAASMWVATPALAQAPQPEAPAAQAPQPTITKAPELVRSVSAQYPEQALAQGLTASVRFIITIGADGAVTDVQPTEPVGNGFDEAALAAVRQFQFSPAEVDGVPAPVQVEYVYNFTLNAPPPAEGAAAEAEAPKATLTGQLISRGSRSRVAGATVRCGDEADAAEAVSDEEGRFTLEVPPGECAMRVIASGYQLYQTKETLKANETTEVKLYLAPAGSAFETVVRSARPKKEVVRRTITREEAQKTPGTFGDPIRVIQTLPGVARAPFISGDLLVRGSNPGQTATMMDGVRIPNLFHLLGGPSVVNGEFIDSLDFYPGGYGSQYGRAVGGVVDVSTRKGAADTVHGSVKVDVLDAGFFLEAPITEGVSVAAAARRSYVDALLPAFLPKDEGTTLSIVPVYWDYQLRLDFGAKRGETPEPGAARSTGYVMAFGSDDKLRLVSGGEKQDRDITLDSRSRFHRLKGDWTYRKGSFTSVFTPYVGVDYNDISFGSFTEHDTIYSLGARELMTVEVAPEFTVRTGLDVYFDHVKIDVRAPAPPGTEYVPFPGSEPVAEMIHEKLTMNGFDGALFAEMDFKLGPVTLTPGVRGNLQKVGDTRNVLLDPRLWVRYAASERTALKGSLGLYSQPADTFQYVYSPYGNPLLDYQRAFQTSLGVEQRLWESWNVDVTGFYNRRFENVVAPGDVRATEGGGFIQDRYVNAGIGKAYGVELMVKKDRASATDKWYGWLSYTLSHAEDGRAGAKPQRDDSFGGNGGPPGGFGEETYGLSAWDQTHILTLVGTYLLGNGWELGGRFRLTTGRPTTPMANRGDIYNSDANDFGPTYGRYFSARASTFHQLDVRIEKGWRFDNWTLALYMDVQNLYNAKNVEFVFNDYRYRKAREIPGIPILPVLGVKGSF, from the coding sequence ATGTCCTCGAACGTGAAAGCCCGCGCCGCGCTCGCCGCCGCCTCCATGTGGGTGGCCACTCCGGCGCTCGCTCAGGCTCCGCAGCCCGAAGCCCCCGCCGCGCAGGCCCCGCAGCCCACCATCACCAAGGCCCCGGAGTTGGTGCGGTCCGTGAGCGCCCAGTACCCCGAGCAGGCGCTCGCCCAGGGCCTCACCGCCTCCGTGCGCTTCATCATCACCATCGGCGCGGACGGCGCGGTGACGGACGTGCAGCCCACCGAGCCCGTCGGCAACGGCTTCGACGAGGCCGCGCTCGCCGCCGTGCGCCAGTTCCAGTTCTCGCCCGCCGAGGTCGACGGCGTGCCCGCGCCGGTGCAGGTGGAGTACGTCTACAACTTCACCCTCAACGCGCCGCCGCCCGCGGAAGGCGCCGCCGCCGAGGCCGAGGCCCCCAAGGCCACCCTCACCGGCCAGCTCATCTCCCGAGGCAGCCGCTCCCGCGTGGCCGGCGCCACCGTGCGCTGCGGCGACGAAGCGGATGCCGCCGAGGCCGTGTCCGACGAGGAGGGCCGCTTCACCCTCGAGGTGCCGCCGGGTGAGTGCGCGATGCGCGTCATCGCCTCCGGCTACCAGCTCTACCAGACGAAGGAGACGCTCAAGGCCAACGAGACCACCGAGGTGAAGCTCTACCTGGCTCCGGCCGGGAGCGCCTTCGAGACGGTGGTGCGCTCCGCGCGTCCGAAGAAGGAGGTCGTCCGCCGCACCATCACCCGCGAGGAGGCGCAGAAGACGCCGGGCACCTTCGGCGACCCCATCCGCGTCATCCAGACGCTGCCGGGCGTCGCGCGTGCGCCCTTCATCTCCGGCGACCTGCTGGTGCGCGGCTCCAACCCGGGCCAGACGGCGACGATGATGGACGGGGTCCGCATCCCCAACCTCTTCCACCTCCTCGGTGGCCCGTCCGTGGTCAACGGCGAGTTCATCGACTCGCTCGACTTCTACCCGGGTGGCTACGGCAGCCAGTACGGCCGCGCGGTGGGCGGCGTGGTGGACGTGAGCACGCGCAAGGGCGCGGCGGACACGGTGCACGGCTCCGTCAAGGTGGACGTGCTCGACGCGGGCTTCTTCCTGGAGGCCCCCATCACGGAGGGCGTCAGCGTGGCGGCCGCCGCGCGGCGCTCGTACGTGGATGCGCTGCTGCCCGCGTTCCTCCCCAAGGACGAGGGCACCACGCTCTCCATCGTCCCCGTGTACTGGGACTACCAGCTGCGCCTGGACTTCGGCGCGAAGCGAGGAGAGACGCCGGAGCCCGGCGCCGCGCGCAGCACGGGCTATGTCATGGCCTTCGGCAGCGACGACAAGCTGCGCCTGGTGTCCGGCGGTGAGAAGCAGGACCGGGACATCACCCTGGACTCGCGCTCGCGCTTCCACCGGCTGAAGGGCGACTGGACGTATCGGAAGGGGAGCTTCACCTCCGTCTTCACGCCGTACGTGGGCGTGGACTACAACGACATCAGCTTCGGCTCCTTCACCGAGCACGACACCATCTACTCGCTGGGTGCGCGCGAGTTGATGACGGTGGAGGTGGCCCCCGAGTTCACCGTCCGCACGGGCCTGGACGTCTACTTCGACCACGTGAAGATCGACGTGAGGGCCCCGGCCCCGCCCGGCACCGAGTACGTGCCCTTCCCTGGCTCCGAGCCCGTCGCGGAGATGATCCACGAGAAGCTCACGATGAACGGCTTTGACGGGGCCCTTTTCGCCGAGATGGACTTCAAGCTGGGCCCCGTCACCCTCACCCCCGGCGTGCGCGGCAACCTCCAGAAGGTGGGGGACACGCGCAACGTCCTCTTGGACCCCCGGCTCTGGGTCCGCTACGCGGCGAGCGAGCGCACCGCCTTGAAGGGCTCGCTGGGTCTCTACAGCCAGCCCGCGGACACCTTCCAGTACGTCTACTCCCCCTACGGCAACCCGCTCCTGGACTACCAGCGCGCCTTCCAGACGAGCCTGGGCGTGGAGCAGCGACTGTGGGAGTCGTGGAACGTGGACGTCACCGGCTTCTACAACCGCCGCTTCGAGAACGTGGTGGCGCCGGGTGATGTGCGGGCCACCGAGGGCGGCGGCTTCATCCAGGACCGCTACGTCAACGCGGGCATCGGCAAGGCGTACGGCGTGGAGTTGATGGTGAAGAAGGACCGCGCCTCCGCCACGGACAAGTGGTACGGCTGGCTCTCGTACACGCTCAGCCACGCCGAGGACGGCCGCGCGGGCGCCAAGCCCCAGCGTGATGATTCCTTCGGTGGCAACGGGGGACCGCCGGGAGGCTTCGGCGAGGAGACCTACGGTCTGAGCGCCTGGGACCAGACGCACATCCTCACGCTCGTCGGCACGTACCTGCTGGGCAACGGCTGGGAATTGGGAGGCCGCTTCCGACTCACCACCGGCCGGCCGACGACGCCGATGGCGAATCGCGGTGACATCTACAACTCGGATGCGAACGACTTCGGGCCCACGTACGGCCGCTACTTCTCCGCGCGAGCCAGCACGTTCCACCAGTTGGACGTCCGCATCGAGAAGGGCTGGCGCTTCGACAACTGGACCCTGGCGCTCTACATGGACGTGCAGAACCTCTACAACGCGAAGAACGTCGAGTTCGTCTTCAACGACTACCGGTATCGAAAGGCCAGGGAGATTCCAGGCATCCCCATCCTCCCCGTGCTGGGCGTGAAAGGAAGCTTCTAG
- a CDS encoding alpha/beta fold hydrolase gives MVLESFQVGEGDVPTVLLHGFLGSGRNLRSLANAWSAADPRRRFLLPDLTGHGASPVPSPSADLFTVARDVVETARAQGFTGALDWVGHSLGGRVSLAASLHVPESVARVSLLDIAPGPVPFDLSDSGMVLGILLQAPSRAANRKDMRAELSGRGLSDGLTDWLLMNLVTEADGVRWRFDRQALAELHARVNGMDLWVALERPDHPPMRCVRGGRSRYVSDAEAARMEAAGCPVTTLPDAGHFVHVDTAKELLEWLLRG, from the coding sequence GTGGTCCTCGAGAGCTTCCAGGTGGGTGAAGGAGATGTGCCCACGGTGCTGCTGCATGGCTTCCTCGGCTCGGGGCGCAACCTGCGCTCGCTGGCGAACGCGTGGAGCGCGGCGGACCCTCGGCGCCGCTTCCTCCTGCCGGACCTCACCGGCCATGGCGCCTCGCCCGTCCCGTCGCCCAGCGCGGACCTCTTCACCGTGGCCCGCGACGTGGTGGAGACCGCGCGCGCCCAGGGCTTCACCGGCGCGCTCGACTGGGTGGGCCACTCGCTGGGCGGACGCGTGTCGCTCGCCGCCAGCCTGCACGTGCCGGAGTCCGTCGCACGCGTGAGCCTGCTCGACATCGCGCCCGGCCCCGTGCCGTTCGACCTGTCCGACAGCGGCATGGTGCTGGGCATCCTGCTCCAGGCCCCCTCGCGCGCGGCGAACCGCAAGGACATGCGCGCGGAGCTCTCCGGCCGGGGCCTCTCCGACGGCCTCACCGACTGGCTCTTGATGAACCTGGTGACGGAGGCCGACGGCGTGCGCTGGCGCTTCGACCGGCAAGCGCTGGCGGAGCTGCACGCGCGCGTGAATGGCATGGACCTCTGGGTCGCGCTGGAGCGGCCGGACCACCCGCCCATGCGCTGCGTCCGCGGGGGCCGCTCGCGCTACGTGTCCGACGCGGAGGCCGCGCGCATGGAGGCCGCGGGCTGCCCCGTGACGACGCTCCCGGACGCCGGCCACTTCGTGCACGTGGACACGGCGAAGGAGCTCCTGGAGTGGCTGCTGCGCGGCTGA
- a CDS encoding LA_2272 family surface repeat-containing protein: MMSRSTARGWGRVAGVLAAWVLVVWGADSHAAARMEEPDATLRRFALIVGSSEGGPGRERLRYAGSDALAMSRVLEDLGGVQPTDRVLLLEADRDALLTALARLRTLVEAAATPGVRRELVVYYSGHSDADGLLPRGERVPYEDLRKLMGLVPVEVRIAILDSCGSGALTRFKGGLRRPAFLTDASAQVRGHAYLASSSADEVAQESDVIGASFFTHFLVTGLRGAADTTGDGRVTLHEAYQFAFHETLARTERSQGGPQHAAYDIQLAGSGDLVMTDLRGSAARVRVAEDVQGRLFVRDWGNQLVAELQKPAGRRLSLGLDAGRYHITLERPSQRFEAELLVGSKSDVELRVGDFVPVTLTRTASRGGPVRDVPLVKEPGAAREDLPTVALNLSLVPPVSTSALWGGTGLNHVALGGLAVRSYQLRGVGLAGGVGWVDGTMEGGQVSGIANVTGGEVMGLQLALGGNLAFGGATGGQVAAVLNYSERAFSGLQLSFVGNRADHEMRGLQLVGAVNMVENLMGAQVGIFNLAGTVSGAQVGLINVADNVRGLQLGIINIADDVSVPIGLLSLVRKGRISFEVWTDDISPLSVGVKYGSRTVHVVASLGVSSKAETWRTFKSLGVGVHLPFGEADRYYVDVDLSTGSWQYQTFGKTSNNSTYHLRTSVGWELKRRFALFGGLSVNIYEPPPEDEDREVTWLPQWKIGRGATGSRLWPGLFLGVRI; encoded by the coding sequence ATGATGAGCAGGAGCACAGCGCGCGGATGGGGACGCGTGGCCGGAGTGCTGGCCGCGTGGGTGCTGGTGGTGTGGGGGGCTGACTCCCACGCCGCCGCGCGGATGGAGGAGCCTGACGCCACGCTCCGCCGCTTCGCCCTGATTGTCGGCTCCAGCGAGGGCGGGCCCGGGCGGGAGCGGTTGCGGTACGCGGGCTCGGACGCGCTGGCCATGTCGCGCGTCCTGGAGGACCTGGGCGGTGTGCAGCCCACGGACCGCGTGCTCCTGCTGGAGGCGGACCGGGACGCGCTGCTCACGGCGCTGGCGCGGCTGCGCACCCTGGTCGAAGCGGCCGCGACGCCCGGCGTGCGGCGCGAGCTGGTGGTGTACTACTCAGGCCACTCGGACGCGGATGGCCTGCTGCCTCGCGGCGAGCGAGTCCCCTACGAGGACCTGCGCAAGCTCATGGGCCTGGTGCCCGTGGAGGTGCGCATCGCCATCCTCGACTCGTGTGGCTCTGGCGCGCTCACCCGGTTCAAGGGCGGACTGCGCCGCCCCGCGTTCCTCACGGATGCCTCCGCGCAGGTGCGAGGCCATGCGTACCTGGCCTCCAGCTCCGCGGACGAAGTCGCGCAGGAGTCGGATGTCATCGGCGCGTCCTTCTTCACGCACTTCCTCGTCACGGGCCTGCGCGGCGCGGCGGACACGACGGGTGACGGGCGTGTCACGCTGCACGAGGCCTACCAGTTCGCCTTCCACGAGACGCTGGCCCGCACGGAGCGCTCGCAGGGCGGGCCGCAGCACGCGGCCTACGACATCCAGCTGGCGGGCAGCGGCGACCTGGTGATGACGGACCTGCGAGGCTCCGCCGCGCGGGTGCGTGTCGCCGAGGACGTGCAGGGCCGCCTCTTCGTGCGCGACTGGGGCAACCAGCTGGTGGCGGAGCTCCAGAAGCCCGCGGGGCGGAGGCTCTCGCTGGGCCTGGACGCGGGGCGCTACCACATCACGCTGGAGCGGCCCTCGCAGCGCTTCGAGGCGGAGCTGCTCGTCGGGAGCAAGAGCGACGTGGAGCTGCGCGTGGGCGACTTCGTCCCCGTGACACTCACGCGCACGGCGTCACGCGGTGGCCCGGTGCGGGACGTGCCGCTGGTGAAGGAGCCCGGTGCGGCGCGGGAGGACCTGCCCACGGTGGCGCTCAACCTGTCGCTGGTGCCGCCGGTGTCCACCTCCGCGTTGTGGGGAGGCACGGGCCTGAACCACGTGGCGCTGGGCGGGCTGGCGGTGCGCTCGTACCAGCTGCGGGGCGTGGGCCTCGCGGGCGGCGTGGGCTGGGTGGACGGGACGATGGAGGGCGGGCAGGTGTCCGGCATCGCCAACGTCACCGGGGGCGAGGTGATGGGGCTCCAGCTCGCGCTGGGCGGCAACCTCGCGTTCGGCGGGGCGACGGGCGGACAGGTGGCGGCGGTGCTCAACTATTCGGAGCGGGCCTTCTCCGGCCTCCAGCTCTCGTTCGTGGGCAACCGCGCGGACCACGAGATGCGCGGCCTTCAGCTCGTGGGCGCCGTGAACATGGTGGAGAACCTCATGGGCGCGCAGGTGGGCATCTTCAACCTCGCGGGCACCGTGTCCGGCGCGCAGGTGGGCCTCATCAACGTGGCCGACAACGTGCGCGGGCTCCAGCTGGGCATCATCAACATCGCGGATGACGTGTCGGTGCCCATCGGCCTGCTCAGCCTGGTGCGCAAGGGGCGCATCTCCTTCGAGGTGTGGACCGATGACATCTCGCCGCTGTCGGTGGGCGTGAAGTACGGCAGCCGCACGGTGCACGTCGTCGCGAGCCTCGGCGTGAGCTCCAAGGCGGAGACCTGGCGCACCTTCAAGTCGCTGGGCGTGGGCGTGCACCTGCCCTTCGGCGAGGCGGACCGCTACTACGTGGACGTGGACCTCTCCACGGGGAGCTGGCAGTACCAGACGTTCGGGAAGACCTCGAACAACAGCACCTATCACCTGCGCACCAGCGTGGGCTGGGAGCTGAAGCGCCGCTTCGCCCTCTTCGGGGGCCTGTCCGTCAACATCTACGAGCCGCCACCGGAGGACGAGGACCGCGAGGTGACGTGGCTGCCGCAGTGGAAGATTGGCAGGGGAGCCACCGGCTCGCGCCTGTGGCCCGGCCTGTTCCTGGGCGTGCGCATCTGA
- a CDS encoding TetR/AcrR family transcriptional regulator translates to MARREKSPVGKLPSAKPREGTAVHAKGHERVERILDAAMDVLVEDGYAGLSLRGVAQRAGLSLGNLQYYFPTKQDVVRALLSRYLEGTIRRVRERMEAGAREPARRLRQALDSILEDQDSPRHFQLFAELWALAARDAMVADALRVFYGGYREGLVELLQEAMPELTPARRERRAALLMAFFEGLSLFRGGGSLASASVPGVEQELRALWDEFAEGSAEGLSPRRRAPT, encoded by the coding sequence ATGGCGCGGCGTGAGAAGTCCCCGGTGGGGAAGCTCCCCTCCGCGAAGCCCCGGGAAGGCACCGCCGTCCACGCGAAGGGACACGAGCGCGTGGAGCGCATCCTCGACGCGGCCATGGACGTGCTGGTGGAGGACGGCTACGCGGGCCTGAGCCTGCGCGGCGTAGCCCAGCGCGCGGGCCTGAGCCTGGGCAATCTCCAGTACTACTTCCCGACGAAGCAGGACGTGGTGCGCGCGCTGCTCTCGCGCTACCTGGAGGGCACCATCCGCCGCGTCCGGGAGCGGATGGAGGCGGGAGCGCGCGAGCCCGCCCGGCGGCTGCGCCAGGCGCTGGACTCCATCCTGGAGGACCAGGACTCGCCCCGGCACTTCCAGCTCTTCGCGGAGCTGTGGGCGCTGGCCGCACGCGACGCGATGGTCGCGGACGCGCTGCGCGTGTTCTACGGGGGCTATCGCGAGGGGCTCGTCGAGCTGTTGCAGGAGGCCATGCCCGAGCTCACGCCTGCTCGGAGGGAGCGGCGCGCGGCCCTGCTGATGGCGTTCTTCGAGGGCCTGTCCCTCTTCAGAGGCGGCGGCAGCCTGGCCTCCGCGTCGGTGCCAGGCGTGGAGCAGGAGCTGCGAGCCCTCTGGGATGAGTTCGCGGAGGGCTCGGCGGAGGGGCTCAGTCCTCGGCGACGAGCACCGACTTGA
- a CDS encoding PilZ domain-containing protein: MMNPVSLDSSSVADDRRLFPRLQAPLYARPARLKFGDKQRVLDASLGGVRIYSDELYSEGSQLEVDLYPGDGSTLECRARVAWLRKLPKDAVARYEVGLAFMDVSPETLERLKSVLVAED, from the coding sequence ATGATGAACCCTGTCAGTCTCGATAGCAGCAGCGTGGCGGATGACCGTCGCTTGTTTCCACGCCTCCAGGCGCCGCTGTACGCGCGCCCGGCCCGGCTGAAGTTCGGAGACAAGCAGCGGGTGCTGGATGCCAGCCTCGGTGGCGTGCGCATCTACTCCGACGAGCTCTACTCCGAGGGCAGCCAGCTCGAGGTGGACCTGTATCCCGGAGATGGCTCCACGCTGGAGTGCCGCGCCCGCGTCGCGTGGCTGCGCAAGCTCCCCAAGGACGCCGTGGCCCGGTACGAAGTCGGCCTCGCGTTCATGGACGTCTCGCCGGAGACGCTCGAGCGGCTCAAGTCGGTGCTCGTCGCCGAGGACTGA
- a CDS encoding zf-TFIIB domain-containing protein, with amino-acid sequence MNRHCPICPQPAPTLRVIDIRGVSVDTCPKCIGHWLDAGELERLAPGWRTEALEAALPSASRRCRHSRHHVPTTREACGLCGSPASRCPDCETFLSQVRTEVCAVDLCGHCRGIWLDAQELKALVAWYQHTRRPLAVGAAVAGGAAAAAAAAIALAQVSGESMGESKMTKAVVTTLEHAGNAVDVAELGVDVVDAAGLTLESVGNAVEVAVDGASAISEAVGGVLEAVAGLFP; translated from the coding sequence ATGAACCGCCACTGCCCCATCTGCCCACAACCTGCCCCCACGCTGCGCGTCATCGACATACGAGGTGTCTCGGTCGACACCTGCCCGAAGTGCATCGGGCACTGGTTGGACGCCGGCGAGCTGGAGCGTCTGGCACCCGGGTGGAGGACGGAGGCCCTGGAAGCAGCCCTGCCCTCCGCGTCCCGGCGCTGCCGGCACTCCCGCCACCATGTTCCAACCACGCGCGAAGCCTGCGGCTTGTGTGGCTCCCCCGCGTCGCGCTGTCCCGATTGCGAGACGTTCCTCTCGCAGGTCCGCACCGAGGTGTGCGCCGTGGACCTCTGCGGGCATTGCCGAGGCATCTGGCTGGATGCCCAGGAGCTGAAGGCGCTGGTCGCCTGGTATCAGCACACCCGACGGCCCCTGGCGGTGGGAGCGGCGGTGGCGGGGGGAGCGGCGGCCGCGGCGGCGGCGGCCATCGCGCTCGCCCAGGTGTCGGGGGAGTCGATGGGGGAATCCAAGATGACCAAGGCCGTGGTGACCACACTGGAGCACGCCGGCAACGCGGTGGACGTGGCGGAGCTGGGCGTGGATGTGGTCGACGCGGCGGGCCTCACCCTGGAGAGCGTGGGCAACGCCGTCGAGGTCGCCGTGGATGGCGCCAGCGCTATCAGTGAAGCGGTGGGTGGGGTCCTGGAGGCGGTCGCGGGGTTGTTCCCATGA
- a CDS encoding nuclear transport factor 2 family protein, with amino-acid sequence MSTVSLLLLLLASTPVKETKPEDPKVSIAAVLDDWHQAAAQADEARYFSHFTPDAIYLGTDATERWTRDQFRAWAKPYFSKGQAWKFKAVSRHVFLSKDGTVAWFDEVLDTPNLGPSRGSGVLVKEGATWKIAHYDLSVPIPNDIVDDVVKRIQAQGAKAAKGGKKK; translated from the coding sequence GTGTCCACTGTCTCCCTGTTGTTGCTCCTGCTGGCGTCGACTCCCGTGAAGGAGACGAAGCCCGAAGACCCGAAGGTCTCCATCGCGGCGGTGCTGGATGACTGGCACCAGGCGGCGGCCCAGGCGGACGAGGCGCGCTACTTCAGCCACTTCACGCCCGACGCCATCTACCTGGGCACGGACGCCACGGAGCGCTGGACGCGCGACCAGTTCCGCGCGTGGGCGAAGCCCTACTTCTCCAAGGGCCAGGCCTGGAAGTTCAAGGCCGTCTCCCGCCACGTCTTCCTGTCGAAGGACGGCACGGTGGCGTGGTTCGACGAGGTGCTGGACACGCCCAACCTGGGACCCAGCCGGGGCAGCGGTGTGCTGGTGAAGGAGGGCGCCACCTGGAAGATTGCTCACTACGACTTGTCGGTGCCCATCCCGAACGACATCGTCGATGACGTGGTGAAGCGCATCCAGGCGCAGGGCGCCAAGGCGGCCAAGGGCGGCAAGAAGAAGTAG
- a CDS encoding energy transducer TonB codes for MTTSALDNGVVLPRRGGSGLLVGFVTGSLALHGLGLVVLHTQPKERTAPQKPVELVMVEVTKPPPPPPPEVKEEPKPEPPPPPKVRIKPPPIKVAQAPKPLPPPPEDAPPPPNEPPPPNAKPTPLVVGMSMSSTTSAGGFAAPVGNTLYGRTADRAKAPQEVKAYSAPKYTPIYQVDREPQLASEVKIPYPEEARRAGIEGTVTLSITIDPEGRVVAARVLKGPGYGLEEAARNAILRFRFSPAYKGGEAVSTEMKYAYTFLLD; via the coding sequence ATGACGACGAGCGCGCTCGACAATGGTGTGGTCCTGCCCCGACGGGGCGGCAGTGGGTTGCTGGTGGGGTTCGTCACGGGTTCGCTCGCGCTGCACGGGCTGGGGTTGGTGGTGCTGCACACCCAACCGAAGGAGCGCACCGCCCCGCAGAAGCCCGTGGAGTTGGTGATGGTGGAGGTGACCAAGCCACCGCCGCCGCCTCCGCCGGAAGTGAAGGAGGAGCCCAAGCCGGAGCCGCCTCCTCCGCCCAAGGTCCGCATCAAGCCTCCGCCCATCAAGGTGGCCCAGGCCCCCAAGCCCCTGCCACCGCCGCCCGAGGACGCGCCGCCTCCGCCCAACGAGCCGCCGCCTCCCAACGCGAAGCCCACGCCCCTGGTCGTCGGGATGTCCATGTCCTCCACCACCAGCGCCGGCGGCTTCGCGGCCCCGGTGGGCAACACCCTCTACGGCCGCACCGCGGACCGGGCCAAGGCGCCGCAAGAAGTGAAGGCGTACAGCGCGCCCAAGTACACGCCCATCTACCAGGTGGACCGTGAGCCGCAGCTCGCCAGCGAGGTGAAGATTCCGTATCCCGAGGAGGCTCGCCGCGCGGGCATCGAAGGCACGGTGACGCTGTCCATCACCATCGACCCCGAGGGGCGCGTCGTGGCGGCGCGAGTGCTGAAGGGGCCTGGCTATGGCCTGGAAGAAGCGGCGCGCAACGCCATCCTCCGCTTCCGCTTCAGTCCCGCCTACAAGGGGGGAGAAGCGGTCTCCACGGAGATGAAGTACGCCTATACGTTCCTCCTCGACTGA
- a CDS encoding ceramidase, which translates to MATTPTGYWGPSTSTVDWCETNYQHLFHVGELFNSASSLVLVLTGLLGILLHRRVLERRFLLAFGLLALVGVGSTAFHMTLRREHQMLDELPMLYLAIVIVYILLEDRPQRRFGPWFPVALFSHAVLVTYLNAFMQGPVQFFLFQVSFASLEFFALGRTYFLQKRSPDAGTKRLFQLGIASYALAIVLWVSDIQFCPTLNETLPSLGVPNPQFHAWWHVLVAFGFNALLLVIARERLRTLGQEARLQPMLGVIPRVAASPRG; encoded by the coding sequence ATGGCCACGACTCCCACGGGCTACTGGGGCCCCAGCACCTCGACCGTGGATTGGTGCGAGACGAACTACCAGCACCTGTTCCACGTCGGAGAGCTGTTCAACTCCGCCTCCAGCCTCGTCCTGGTGCTCACCGGGCTGCTGGGCATCCTGCTGCACCGCCGGGTGCTGGAGCGCCGCTTCCTGCTCGCGTTCGGCCTGCTCGCGCTGGTGGGCGTGGGCAGCACGGCGTTCCACATGACGCTGCGGCGCGAGCACCAGATGCTGGACGAGCTGCCGATGCTCTACCTGGCCATCGTCATCGTCTACATCCTCCTGGAGGACCGTCCACAGCGGCGCTTCGGCCCCTGGTTCCCGGTGGCGCTGTTCAGCCACGCGGTGCTCGTGACGTACCTGAACGCCTTCATGCAGGGCCCCGTCCAGTTCTTCCTCTTCCAGGTGAGCTTCGCGTCGCTGGAGTTCTTCGCGCTCGGGCGCACCTACTTCCTCCAGAAGCGCAGCCCGGACGCGGGGACGAAGCGGCTGTTCCAGCTCGGCATCGCGTCCTATGCGCTCGCCATCGTGCTGTGGGTCAGCGACATCCAGTTCTGCCCCACGCTCAACGAGACGCTCCCCTCCCTCGGCGTCCCGAACCCGCAGTTCCACGCGTGGTGGCACGTGCTGGTGGCCTTCGGCTTCAACGCGCTCCTGCTCGTCATCGCGCGGGAGCGGCTGAGGACACTGGGCCAGGAGGCCCGGCTCCAGCCCATGCTCGGCGTGATTCCGCGCGTGGCGGCGTCACCTCGGGGCTGA